The window TATATTTGACTGTTAAACTTTTTGAAACTGGAGTTTTGAGCAAAGAAGAAGCTTTAAAAAGACTGAAGGTTGAAAAGTTATTTGATCAAGTGCTCTTTCATAGCGAAAAAGCATTGAAGTGTTGTGAGTTTTATAATTTTGAAATTATTGGAGGTGATGTATTTGAATAGTGCACAGTTTGATTCAGTGTTTTCGATATTAATTGCTGCATTGGTGGAAAAAATTAAAAATCAGTTAGATCTATCAGATCAAAAGGCACTAGAAGAGCTTTACAATTCACCCTTGTATGAATTATTAGAAAGAGAAGAAACTAAATTTTGGCAGTATAGTACAGAAAAGTTATTCGAATTATTCAAGGAGCAAAAAGAGACAAATCACATGACCTATCCACAGATTTGAGGTGAGCTATATGGGAAAGGAAATTCAATTTACTGTTTTTTGCATTGAAAGCTATAAAGTAGCACATAATTTAACTGGAAAAAAAACTCTAGAGTTGTTTAAGGAATATGAAGTATTTAGCTATATTGATTCTTTTTATGATTTATTGCATAGCACTGGAGCAGGATATTTGGTTAAAGACATAGATAAATATATAGAGAATAGAAGAAATAAAAAATATCCAACAAATTAATTGTAATTTGTTGGATATTTTTATGCGAATTAATTCGGGTTTACAAATATTGTTAAATAATATATAATTTACAGTAAAATAAACGGGAGGATTGATATGCATATAAATTCTAAGCTTTTTAAAAATGGAAACTTTGTGAAAATGGCAATTGGAGATTTCATTTCTGATATAGGCTCGGGGATAAGGATAGTAGCGCTACCGCTCTATACATTTGGAGCTACAAATTCATACTTGATGACAGCACTCATGGCCATCGCAGGTGTATTACCTCAAATATTACTTAGTTCTCATGCTGGTTCGATTGCCGATAGGAGAGATAGAAAGCAAATAATGGCTATGTGTAATTTCTATAGAGCTATACTATGTATAGTATTTACACTACTAATAGATAGGATAGGAATCGAGATGGTATTTGTTTTCAATTTTTTGATGAGTCTTGGAAATATATTTTACAATCCACCATCGCAGGCTATATTGCCAGAGTTAGTTGGTGAAGAAGAGC of the Tissierellales bacterium genome contains:
- a CDS encoding MFS transporter, producing MHINSKLFKNGNFVKMAIGDFISDIGSGIRIVALPLYTFGATNSYLMTALMAIAGVLPQILLSSHAGSIADRRDRKQIMAMCNFYRAILCIVFTLLIDRIGIEMVFVFNFLMSLGNIFYNPPSQAILPELVGEEELTDANSISSFLNNTALLAGPALGGILSLENAIMIDGLSFLVAGIMILSMKYKSEFIANNIKTSFKDNVKVTL
- a CDS encoding DUF3791 domain-containing protein; this translates as MGKEIQFTVFCIESYKVAHNLTGKKTLELFKEYEVFSYIDSFYDLLHSTGAGYLVKDIDKYIENRRNKKYPTN